A single region of the Hyphomicrobiales bacterium genome encodes:
- a CDS encoding Multimodular transpeptidase-transglycosylase, translating into MRDFDRRGHDPDDEADSHHGQRSRRLETRRRQEPHGHAQPTFARGERAYAGNADIVLSPGDRPGGSLRDHASGERASGPRGRTTERVTRTTERREPSFTADAGFAAASRFAGESDIDVTMSIDDRGAEPGDDRRTEDSMMAASPRKKGGSGGGGGRGGRGSGSAGKGRKRRKRSFLGRLFGLFVVLGVWCVVGLAGVVAYHFAQLPPMSELTVPKRPPNVAIMAADGSLLANRGDTGGQTIAIHDLPPYLPMAFLAIEDRRFYSHFGVDPVGIARAAFRNVTSRGVAQGGSTLTQQLAKNMFLTQERTLSRKIQEAILALWLEQTYTKDQILELYLNRVYFGAGAYGVEAAALRYFGKHASEVSLAEAAMLAGLVQAPSRLAPSRNPQAARARAEVVLGAMVDGGFITEKAAKAAVLAPATAVKAKGAGSANYAADYVMDVLDDYVGKVDMDIVVETTIDNRLQAAGERALVEELDQKGAKYKASQGALVSLATDGAIRALIGGRNYSESQFNRATTAKRQPGSSFKAFVYLAALENGLTPDTVREDSPINIRGWQPANANRRYNGPITLTTALAYSINTVAVKLAVEMGPRAVVRTAQRLGITSSLQANPSIALGTSEVAPIELVAAFDAFANGGIGVIPYAVKTVKSADGKVLYKRTVVDLGRVIEPAQLGMMNGMLREAVTIGTAKGAQLPGWEVAGKTGTSQDYRDAWFIGFTGKGVTGVWIGNDDNSPTRRASGGNLPVDVWSRYMKVAVQGEKPVPLPGIRYQPSTPNYQSMGGEIAANQGVTAEDEVTLVPPGAVGGGDRVAAQPQPRQPPRQRGLLEQLFGG; encoded by the coding sequence ATGCGGGACTTCGACCGCCGCGGGCATGACCCGGATGACGAGGCGGATTCTCACCACGGTCAGCGCTCACGGAGGCTGGAGACGCGGCGCCGGCAGGAGCCCCACGGGCATGCCCAGCCCACCTTCGCGCGCGGGGAACGCGCATACGCGGGGAATGCGGATATCGTGCTCTCGCCCGGCGACCGGCCCGGCGGGTCGCTCCGCGATCATGCCTCCGGGGAGCGCGCGTCGGGACCCAGGGGCCGCACAACTGAGCGCGTGACGCGGACGACGGAACGCAGGGAGCCTTCCTTCACCGCCGATGCCGGCTTCGCAGCGGCCTCCCGTTTCGCGGGGGAGTCGGATATCGACGTCACCATGAGCATCGATGACAGAGGTGCCGAACCCGGCGACGACCGCCGTACCGAGGATAGTATGATGGCAGCGTCCCCGCGTAAGAAGGGTGGTTCTGGTGGCGGCGGCGGCCGTGGCGGCCGTGGCAGCGGCAGCGCCGGAAAAGGACGGAAGCGGCGGAAGCGTTCCTTCCTCGGGCGTCTCTTCGGCCTCTTCGTCGTGCTGGGGGTGTGGTGCGTCGTTGGCCTCGCCGGCGTCGTGGCTTATCACTTCGCGCAGCTGCCACCCATGTCGGAACTCACCGTTCCCAAGCGCCCTCCCAATGTCGCCATCATGGCGGCGGACGGCTCGCTGCTCGCCAACCGCGGCGACACAGGCGGCCAGACTATCGCCATCCACGACTTGCCGCCTTATCTGCCGATGGCCTTCCTCGCCATCGAGGACAGGCGCTTCTACAGCCATTTCGGCGTCGATCCCGTTGGTATTGCCCGCGCGGCCTTCCGCAACGTCACCAGCCGTGGCGTGGCGCAGGGTGGCTCGACGCTGACCCAGCAGCTCGCCAAGAACATGTTCCTGACGCAGGAACGCACGCTGTCGCGCAAGATCCAGGAGGCGATCCTCGCGCTCTGGCTGGAGCAGACCTACACCAAGGACCAGATCCTCGAGCTCTATCTCAACCGCGTCTATTTCGGCGCCGGCGCCTATGGTGTCGAGGCGGCCGCGTTGCGCTATTTCGGCAAGCACGCGAGCGAGGTCTCGCTTGCCGAAGCCGCCATGCTCGCCGGGCTGGTGCAGGCCCCCTCCCGCCTTGCGCCAAGCCGCAATCCGCAGGCCGCGCGGGCTCGCGCGGAGGTCGTGCTCGGGGCCATGGTCGATGGCGGCTTCATTACCGAGAAGGCCGCCAAGGCCGCCGTCCTCGCCCCCGCGACGGCCGTGAAGGCCAAGGGTGCTGGCTCGGCCAACTATGCCGCCGACTATGTGATGGACGTGCTCGACGACTATGTCGGCAAGGTCGACATGGACATCGTCGTGGAGACGACGATCGACAACCGCCTGCAGGCCGCCGGGGAGCGCGCGCTGGTCGAGGAACTCGACCAGAAGGGCGCCAAGTACAAGGCGAGCCAGGGCGCACTCGTGTCACTCGCGACCGATGGCGCCATCCGCGCTCTGATCGGCGGACGCAACTATTCCGAGAGCCAGTTCAACCGCGCGACCACGGCCAAGCGGCAACCGGGCTCCTCCTTCAAGGCTTTCGTCTACCTCGCCGCCCTCGAGAACGGCCTGACGCCGGATACGGTGCGAGAGGACTCGCCCATCAATATCCGGGGTTGGCAACCGGCCAACGCCAACCGGCGTTATAACGGCCCGATCACTCTGACCACGGCGCTCGCCTATTCCATCAACACCGTTGCCGTGAAGCTCGCGGTGGAGATGGGCCCGCGCGCTGTCGTTCGCACCGCCCAGCGCCTCGGCATCACCTCGTCGCTGCAGGCCAATCCGTCGATCGCTCTCGGCACCTCGGAAGTCGCGCCGATCGAGCTCGTCGCGGCCTTCGATGCCTTCGCCAACGGGGGCATCGGCGTTATCCCCTACGCGGTGAAGACCGTGAAATCGGCTGACGGCAAGGTGCTGTACAAGCGCACTGTCGTCGATCTCGGCCGTGTCATCGAGCCCGCGCAACTCGGCATGATGAACGGCATGCTCCGCGAGGCCGTCACCATCGGCACCGCCAAGGGCGCCCAGCTCCCGGGCTGGGAAGTGGCCGGCAAGACGGGTACGTCGCAAGATTACCGCGACGCCTGGTTCATCGGCTTCACCGGCAAGGGCGTCACCGGCGTGTGGATCGGCAATGACGACAACTCGCCAACCAGGCGCGCCTCCGGCGGCAACCTGCCCGTCGATGTCTGGAGCCGCTACATGAAAGTGGCCGTCCAGGGCGAGAAGCCGGTACCGCTGCCGGGCATCCGCTACCAGCCCTCGACGCCAAACTACCAGTCCATGGGCGGGGAGATCGCGGCGAACCAGGGCGTGACGGCGGAGGATGAAGTGACGCTGGTGCCGCCCGGCGCCGTGGGTGGTGGCGACCGCGTAGCCGCCCAGCCGCAACCGCGCCAGCCTCCACGCCAGCGCGGCCTGCTGGAGCAGTTGTTCGGCGGCTGA
- a CDS encoding hypothetical protein (Evidence 5 : Unknown function) produces MWQIKGLLPGMTRADEVSRSGVTLLLARGLSVPQHITPESTYGCILVRTARSCRAE; encoded by the coding sequence ATGTGGCAGATTAAGGGGCTGTTACCCGGAATGACCCGCGCTGATGAAGTTTCTCGAAGCGGTGTGACCTTGCTGCTTGCGCGAGGCCTTTCCGTGCCGCAGCATATCACTCCCGAGTCGACATATGGCTGCATCCTAGTCCGTACGGCCCGGAGCTGCAGGGCCGAATGA
- the nhaP gene encoding K(+)/H(+) antiporter NhaP2, which yields MNTIVFVNSLLFGGAGLVAIGILSSLMASRFGAPLLLVFILIGMVAGEAGPGGILFDDYRAMYLIGSLALAIILFDGGLRTRLASVRGGAAPAILLATVGVVITAGLTGLVAMPLLNLNYLQGFLTGSIVASTDAAAVFFLMRARGLQLRRRVNATIEVESATNDPVAVFLVVLLVTLIGAQGHAELDSEIANIPLHLMRQCLIGGGLGIGGGLTIAWLINRVTLPAGLHPLFVISLAVMIYGLAGILDGSGFIAVYLAGLVVGNRPVRAFASILSFHDAATWLCQIVMFLVLGLLVSPERLMAHALPALAVAAFLMLVGRPVAVWLCLTPFRFSRQEKTFVSWVGLRGAVSIFLAAIPQLTQVPDAELYFNVAFFVVLVSLLVQGWSVAFVARHTGVALADPAPEISRVEIDLPGKVDLEMVGYPLLADSPVIQRGTLPSWARAVLIVRSGSVLTPEEAGVLSVGDYGYFLVPPDRIRRLDRLFAAFEGHRSRALSAVFTFSPDIKFADLASAYGVEPDGSLQGLTLGAMFADTFEEGVREGDRLDIGNITLIARSVRDGVVTAIALIVGDTAEDAPLAQSRIVAPALARIRAAAQRTANRIAEVVHRRGSGRVQ from the coding sequence ATGAACACGATCGTTTTTGTCAACTCGCTGCTCTTCGGCGGCGCCGGACTTGTGGCCATCGGCATTTTGTCCAGCCTGATGGCCTCGCGTTTCGGCGCACCCTTGCTGCTGGTCTTCATCCTGATCGGCATGGTGGCGGGTGAAGCCGGGCCGGGCGGCATTCTCTTCGACGACTACCGGGCCATGTATCTCATTGGCTCGCTGGCGTTGGCGATCATCCTGTTCGACGGTGGGCTCCGCACCCGGCTCGCGAGCGTGCGCGGCGGTGCGGCTCCGGCGATCCTGCTCGCCACAGTCGGCGTCGTCATCACGGCCGGGCTCACCGGCCTTGTGGCCATGCCGCTCCTCAACCTGAATTATCTGCAGGGTTTCCTGACCGGCTCGATCGTCGCCTCCACGGATGCCGCGGCCGTGTTCTTTCTTATGCGGGCGCGGGGCCTGCAGCTCAGGCGCCGGGTGAACGCCACCATCGAGGTCGAATCGGCGACCAACGATCCCGTCGCCGTCTTCCTGGTGGTGCTGCTCGTCACCCTCATCGGTGCGCAGGGCCATGCCGAACTTGATTCGGAGATCGCCAACATCCCGCTGCACCTGATGCGCCAATGCCTGATCGGCGGCGGCCTTGGCATCGGCGGCGGGCTCACCATCGCCTGGCTTATCAATCGCGTCACTTTGCCGGCCGGTCTCCATCCGCTGTTCGTCATCTCGCTCGCCGTCATGATCTACGGCCTCGCCGGCATCCTCGACGGCTCAGGCTTCATCGCCGTCTATCTCGCCGGTCTCGTCGTCGGCAACCGGCCTGTGCGGGCCTTCGCCTCGATCCTGAGCTTCCACGATGCGGCGACGTGGCTCTGCCAGATCGTCATGTTTCTCGTCCTCGGCCTGCTCGTCTCGCCCGAGAGGCTGATGGCGCATGCCTTGCCGGCGCTTGCCGTGGCCGCTTTTCTCATGCTGGTCGGCCGGCCCGTGGCGGTCTGGCTATGCCTGACGCCATTCCGCTTCAGCCGCCAGGAAAAGACCTTCGTCTCATGGGTCGGCCTGCGTGGCGCCGTATCGATCTTCCTCGCCGCGATCCCCCAGTTGACCCAGGTGCCGGACGCCGAGCTCTATTTCAATGTCGCCTTCTTCGTTGTCCTGGTCTCGCTGCTGGTGCAGGGCTGGAGCGTGGCCTTCGTGGCGCGCCATACCGGTGTCGCCCTGGCCGATCCGGCTCCGGAGATCAGCCGCGTGGAGATCGACCTGCCGGGCAAGGTCGACCTCGAAATGGTGGGCTATCCGCTCCTCGCCGACAGCCCCGTCATCCAGCGCGGAACCTTGCCGTCATGGGCGCGCGCGGTCCTGATCGTTCGCAGCGGTTCGGTGCTGACGCCGGAGGAGGCAGGCGTGCTCAGTGTGGGTGACTACGGCTATTTCCTCGTCCCACCGGATCGTATTCGCCGGCTGGACCGCCTGTTCGCGGCCTTCGAGGGGCACCGGAGCCGTGCCCTGTCGGCGGTATTCACCTTTTCGCCTGATATCAAATTCGCCGATCTCGCGAGCGCTTATGGTGTTGAACCGGACGGGAGCCTTCAGGGCCTGACGTTGGGCGCGATGTTTGCCGACACCTTTGAGGAGGGCGTGCGCGAAGGTGATCGCCTCGATATCGGCAATATCACCTTGATCGCCCGCAGTGTGCGCGATGGTGTGGTGACGGCGATCGCACTCATCGTCGGTGATACCGCCGAGGATGCGCCGCTGGCGCAGTCACGCATCGTCGCGCCGGCACTCGCGCGCATCCGAGCCGCGGCGCAACGCACGGCCAATCGCATTGCCGAGGTGGTGCACCGGCGTGGCTCAGGCCGCGTTCAGTGA
- a CDS encoding Glutamine amidotransferase, translating into MCRFLAYHGEPVLLEDLICASDHSLIHQSLHAMECKTETNGDGFGLGWYGERPTPGIFRDLRPAWSDENLRSLCAQVRSPLFFAHVRAATGTATSRANCHPFSHGPWLFMHNGQIGDYVRIKRQLEAVLPDSLYDMRQGTTDSEVLFLLTLARVEAGMAPDEALTDVLALVKSTMLTAGITTPLRFTATLSDGQTTWAVRTACDDHPPSLYMLARPKAVIFASEPLEMRREGWQALPPHSIAVVRHGEEAAVSPFAIRAPSLNAA; encoded by the coding sequence ATGTGCCGCTTTCTTGCTTACCACGGTGAACCGGTGCTGCTGGAGGATCTGATCTGCGCCTCCGACCATTCGCTCATTCATCAGTCGCTGCACGCCATGGAATGCAAGACGGAAACCAATGGCGATGGCTTCGGGCTGGGCTGGTATGGCGAGCGGCCGACCCCTGGCATCTTCCGGGATCTGCGACCGGCCTGGTCCGATGAGAACCTGCGCTCGCTTTGCGCGCAGGTGCGCTCGCCGCTGTTCTTCGCCCATGTGCGGGCGGCGACAGGCACGGCGACGAGCCGGGCCAATTGCCACCCCTTTTCGCATGGCCCGTGGCTGTTCATGCATAATGGCCAGATCGGTGACTATGTCCGCATCAAGCGTCAGCTCGAGGCTGTCCTACCCGACAGCCTCTATGACATGCGCCAGGGAACGACCGATTCCGAGGTCCTGTTCCTGCTGACGCTGGCACGTGTCGAGGCCGGCATGGCGCCGGATGAAGCGCTGACCGATGTGCTTGCCCTCGTGAAGAGCACCATGCTCACGGCCGGCATTACCACGCCGCTGCGATTCACCGCCACGCTTTCGGACGGTCAGACCACCTGGGCTGTTCGCACCGCCTGCGACGATCACCCGCCGAGCCTTTACATGCTCGCCCGGCCGAAAGCGGTCATTTTCGCCTCCGAACCTTTGGAAATGCGTCGCGAGGGCTGGCAAGCCCTGCCGCCCCATTCCATCGCGGTCGTACGGCACGGCGAGGAGGCGGCGGTCTCCCCCTTCGCGATACGCGCGCCCTCACTGAACGCGGCCTGA
- a CDS encoding UIT6 family transporter — protein sequence MRDIVLRASMIANHAVSLPASHESLNQSNSQAGGNAGIKQQSKQGRALKRGIIIAAGAAAFLASALPAMAAELDGASLALLWATPFVGILLSIALGPLLFAHVWEHHYGKIALAWGILTALPLAVIKGADVAFEALIHTALLEYVPFIALLFALFTCAGGILVRGNLRGSPGTNTAILAIGAGLASIIGTTGAAMVLIRPLLRANDDRRHNVHVVVFFIFLVANIGGSLTPLGDPPLFLGFLRGVDFFWTTQHLLAETLLVVAILLGVFFLLDWRLYKREEIAPRLRDPTPESRLGVEGLANFALIGVIIAAVLVSATWKPGITFDLPGARVELQNALRDGVFVLVALASLALTRQGIRQANGFSWGPIAEVAKLFAAIFTCMIPVMAMLRAGASGAFAPLVNLVTGPTGEPVPVAYFWLTGILSSFLDNAPTYLVFFELAGGDAQHLMHEGALTLTAISAGAVFMGANTYIGNAPNFMVYAIARHRGVKMPSFFGYMLWSGGILLPVFLLVTLLFYL from the coding sequence ATGCGCGACATCGTCCTGCGGGCCTCCATGATCGCGAATCACGCCGTGTCATTGCCAGCGTCTCACGAAAGCCTTAACCAGAGTAACAGCCAAGCTGGCGGCAACGCCGGCATCAAACAGCAATCAAAGCAAGGGCGCGCCTTGAAAAGGGGCATTATCATCGCAGCGGGCGCGGCCGCCTTCCTGGCCAGCGCGCTTCCCGCCATGGCCGCCGAGCTCGACGGCGCGTCGCTGGCGCTGCTTTGGGCCACGCCCTTCGTCGGGATCCTCCTGTCGATCGCCCTCGGACCGCTGCTTTTTGCCCATGTTTGGGAGCATCATTATGGCAAGATCGCGCTGGCATGGGGTATTTTAACGGCACTCCCCCTCGCCGTCATCAAGGGCGCGGATGTCGCCTTCGAGGCGCTCATCCATACGGCGCTTCTCGAATATGTGCCGTTCATCGCGCTGCTCTTCGCGCTCTTCACCTGCGCCGGCGGCATCCTGGTGCGCGGCAACCTGCGCGGTAGTCCCGGCACGAACACCGCGATCCTCGCCATCGGGGCCGGCCTCGCCAGCATCATCGGCACGACGGGGGCCGCCATGGTCCTGATCCGCCCGCTGCTGCGCGCCAATGACGATCGCCGGCACAATGTGCATGTGGTCGTCTTCTTCATCTTTCTCGTGGCCAATATCGGTGGCTCTTTGACGCCGCTCGGTGATCCGCCACTCTTTCTCGGCTTCCTGCGCGGGGTGGACTTCTTCTGGACCACGCAACATCTCCTGGCCGAAACGCTACTCGTGGTCGCGATCCTGCTCGGGGTTTTCTTCCTGCTGGACTGGCGCCTCTATAAGCGTGAGGAAATCGCGCCCCGGCTGCGCGATCCGACGCCCGAAAGCCGTCTCGGAGTCGAAGGGCTGGCGAATTTCGCCCTGATTGGTGTGATCATCGCGGCCGTTCTCGTGAGCGCGACCTGGAAGCCGGGCATAACCTTCGATCTTCCCGGGGCGCGGGTCGAGTTGCAGAATGCGCTGCGTGATGGCGTATTCGTGCTGGTGGCGCTGGCCTCGCTCGCTCTGACGCGGCAAGGCATCCGCCAGGCCAATGGCTTCAGCTGGGGCCCGATTGCGGAAGTCGCCAAGCTGTTCGCGGCCATCTTCACCTGCATGATCCCGGTGATGGCGATGCTGAGGGCCGGCGCGTCCGGCGCATTCGCACCCCTGGTCAATCTCGTCACCGGGCCGACGGGGGAACCCGTGCCGGTGGCCTATTTCTGGCTGACGGGCATCCTGTCCTCGTTCCTCGACAACGCACCGACCTATCTCGTCTTCTTCGAGCTGGCGGGCGGAGACGCCCAGCATCTCATGCACGAGGGCGCGCTCACCTTGACCGCGATCTCGGCCGGTGCCGTTTTCATGGGGGCCAACACCTATATCGGCAACGCGCCGAATTTCATGGTCTATGCCATCGCCCGCCACCGGGGTGTCAAGATGCCGAGCTTCTTCGGCTACATGCTATGGTCCGGCGGCATCCTGCTTCCCGTCTTCCTGCTGGTGACGTTGCTGTTCTACCTGTGA
- a CDS encoding conserved hypothetical protein (Evidence 4 : Unknown function but conserved in other organisms), whose translation MLRRPMAKSRVLLQVMAATRNVARKTAKTTVKTTVKATARCAVECTAIGAGVALVLAAGQLHAESAAPAHTFSGQDDFVNRLEALALLQTLNAELLSNPSATLTLERWCARHQLASPARVVARLVRGADKVATAAIRQTLGVGEAEPVRYRRVQLACGDFVLSEADNWYVPARLTSEMNRLLDETDTAFGRAVQALQFRRRTLSARLLWTPLPDGWEMSSRRVQMPATAAGTLAVPTEVIRHEAVLSLPDGTPFSVVVETYTDKVLAFRRPGDR comes from the coding sequence ATGCTTCGACGGCCAATGGCGAAATCCCGAGTGCTGCTACAGGTGATGGCCGCGACGAGGAACGTCGCGAGAAAAACCGCCAAGACGACGGTCAAGACGACGGTCAAGGCAACGGCCAGATGCGCCGTCGAATGCACCGCCATAGGGGCCGGCGTTGCGCTTGTCCTGGCGGCCGGCCAGCTTCACGCGGAGAGCGCCGCACCCGCACACACGTTCTCGGGGCAGGATGATTTCGTCAACCGCCTTGAAGCGCTGGCGCTGCTGCAGACCCTCAATGCCGAACTCCTCAGCAACCCAAGCGCCACGCTCACGCTGGAGCGCTGGTGCGCGCGACACCAACTCGCCTCGCCGGCACGCGTGGTCGCGCGGCTGGTGCGTGGTGCCGACAAGGTGGCGACGGCGGCCATCAGGCAGACGCTCGGGGTGGGGGAGGCGGAGCCCGTGCGCTATCGGCGGGTCCAGCTCGCCTGCGGCGACTTCGTGCTGTCGGAGGCGGACAACTGGTACGTGCCAGCCCGGCTCACGTCGGAGATGAACCGGCTGCTCGATGAAACCGACACGGCCTTCGGGCGAGCCGTGCAAGCGCTGCAGTTTCGACGGCGCACACTGTCGGCGCGCCTGTTATGGACGCCGCTTCCTGATGGGTGGGAAATGTCGAGCCGGCGAGTCCAAATGCCGGCGACCGCCGCAGGTACTCTCGCCGTTCCGACCGAGGTCATACGGCACGAAGCTGTCTTGAGCCTGCCTGATGGCACGCCTTTCAGCGTCGTGGTCGAGACCTATACCGACAAGGTGCTGGCCTTCCGGCGGCCGGGTGACCGTTAG
- the gyrB gene encoding DNA gyrase subunit B yields MAEPARDVNEESYGADSIKVLKGLDAVRKRPGMYIGDTDDGSGLHHMVYEVVDNAIDEALAGHATLVTVTLNADGSVTVSDNGRGIPTDIHPGEGISAAEVIMTQLHAGGKFDQNSYKVSGGLHGVGVSVVNALSSWLKLRIWRGGKEHFVEFRHGNAVAPLAVVAEVQDKRGTEVSFLASTDTFTMVEYDYATLEHRLRELAFLNSGVRIVLTDNRHAERKVEELFYEGGVEAFVRYLDRAKTTLLGKPIVIRGERDGVGVEVALWWNDSYHENVLVFTNNIPQRDGGTHLAGFRGALTRQVTGYAETSGLSKKEKVGLTGDDCREGLTAVVSVKVPDPKFSSQTKDKLVSSEVRPAVEGVLNEALAIWLEENPAEAKTVVGKVVEAAAAREAARKARELTRRKGALDIASLPGKLADCQERDPAKAELFIVEGDSAGGSAKQGRNREYQAVLPLRGKILNVERARFDKMLSSEQIGTLITALGTGIGREDFNADKLRYHKIIIMTDADVDGSHIRTLLLTFFFRQMPELIERGHIFIAQPPLYKVTRGKSQQYLKDERALEDYLLEGGLDGALLRFANGEERAGLDLRALVDESRLVRHILGNLHTRYDRAVVEQAAIAGALRPQVAEEPETADEAAAYIARRLDALAEETERGWEGRAEAGGFVFSRVVRGVKQVASLDAALLASSEARKLDEHASSLQVYAHPSRLVRRNEEILVDGPINLFNAVTTTGRKGIQLQRYKGLGEMNPDQLWSTTLDRDVRSLLQVKVKEVTDADDIFVKLMGDTVEPRREFIQANALNVANLDV; encoded by the coding sequence ATGGCTGAACCCGCCCGCGACGTGAACGAAGAGTCCTATGGCGCCGATTCCATCAAGGTGCTCAAGGGCCTCGATGCCGTCCGCAAGCGCCCAGGCATGTATATCGGCGATACCGATGACGGCTCCGGCCTGCACCACATGGTGTATGAGGTCGTTGACAACGCCATCGACGAAGCGCTGGCCGGCCACGCAACGCTGGTGACAGTCACCCTGAATGCCGACGGCTCGGTCACGGTTTCCGATAATGGCCGCGGCATCCCGACCGATATCCACCCCGGCGAGGGCATTTCGGCCGCCGAGGTCATCATGACCCAGCTCCATGCGGGTGGGAAATTCGACCAGAACTCCTACAAGGTCTCCGGCGGCCTGCACGGCGTTGGCGTGTCCGTGGTGAATGCGCTGTCGAGTTGGCTCAAGCTGCGTATCTGGCGCGGCGGCAAGGAGCATTTCGTCGAATTTCGCCATGGCAATGCTGTCGCGCCGCTTGCTGTCGTCGCCGAAGTTCAGGACAAACGGGGCACAGAGGTCAGCTTCCTCGCTTCCACCGACACCTTCACCATGGTGGAATACGACTATGCGACGCTGGAACATCGCCTGCGCGAACTCGCCTTCCTGAACTCGGGCGTGCGGATCGTTCTGACAGACAACCGCCATGCCGAGCGTAAGGTGGAAGAGCTGTTCTACGAGGGCGGTGTCGAGGCGTTCGTGCGCTATCTCGACCGCGCCAAGACCACGCTGCTCGGCAAGCCGATCGTCATCCGCGGCGAGCGGGACGGTGTTGGCGTCGAGGTCGCCCTATGGTGGAACGACAGCTACCACGAGAATGTGCTGGTCTTCACGAACAACATTCCCCAGCGCGACGGCGGCACGCATCTCGCCGGGTTCCGTGGCGCGCTCACGCGCCAGGTGACCGGCTATGCCGAGACGTCCGGCCTCTCCAAGAAGGAGAAGGTCGGCCTCACCGGCGATGATTGCCGTGAAGGCCTGACCGCTGTTGTCTCCGTGAAGGTGCCGGACCCGAAGTTTTCGTCGCAGACCAAGGACAAGCTGGTGTCCTCGGAGGTGCGGCCGGCGGTCGAGGGCGTCCTCAACGAGGCGCTGGCGATCTGGCTGGAGGAGAACCCGGCCGAGGCCAAGACCGTCGTCGGCAAGGTGGTGGAGGCAGCCGCCGCCCGCGAGGCCGCCCGCAAGGCGCGTGAGCTGACACGGCGCAAGGGCGCGCTCGACATTGCCTCCCTCCCCGGCAAGCTCGCCGACTGCCAGGAGCGCGATCCGGCAAAGGCCGAACTCTTCATCGTCGAGGGTGACTCGGCCGGCGGCTCCGCCAAGCAGGGCCGCAACCGCGAATACCAGGCCGTGCTGCCTCTGCGCGGCAAGATCCTCAATGTGGAGCGCGCGCGCTTCGACAAGATGCTGTCCTCGGAGCAGATCGGCACGCTGATCACCGCCCTCGGCACCGGCATCGGCCGCGAGGATTTCAACGCCGACAAGCTGCGCTACCACAAGATCATCATCATGACGGACGCGGACGTGGACGGCAGCCACATCCGCACCCTGCTGCTCACCTTCTTCTTCCGGCAGATGCCGGAACTGATCGAGCGCGGGCACATCTTCATCGCCCAGCCGCCGCTCTACAAGGTCACGCGTGGCAAGTCCCAGCAGTATCTCAAGGATGAGCGCGCGCTTGAGGATTACCTCCTCGAGGGAGGGCTCGATGGCGCTCTGCTGCGCTTCGCCAATGGCGAGGAGCGGGCCGGGCTCGACCTGAGGGCCCTGGTCGACGAGTCACGGCTCGTGCGGCATATCCTCGGCAACCTCCACACCCGCTACGACCGCGCCGTGGTGGAGCAGGCGGCCATCGCTGGCGCGCTACGCCCGCAGGTGGCTGAAGAACCGGAAACCGCCGACGAGGCCGCCGCCTATATCGCGCGCCGTCTCGACGCTCTGGCCGAGGAAACGGAACGCGGCTGGGAAGGCCGCGCCGAAGCGGGCGGCTTCGTATTCAGCCGCGTCGTTCGCGGCGTGAAGCAGGTGGCAAGTCTCGATGCCGCGCTGCTCGCCTCATCCGAGGCGCGGAAGCTCGACGAGCATGCCTCCAGCCTGCAGGTCTACGCCCATCCCTCGAGGCTCGTTCGCCGCAACGAGGAGATCCTCGTGGACGGGCCGATCAACCTGTTCAACGCGGTGACGACGACCGGCCGCAAGGGAATCCAGCTGCAGCGCTACAAGGGCCTCGGCGAGATGAACCCCGACCAGCTCTGGTCCACCACGCTCGATCGCGACGTGCGCTCCCTCCTGCAGGTGAAGGTGAAGGAAGTCACCGACGCCGACGACATCTTCGTCAAATTGATGGGCGACACGGTGGAGCCGCGCCGGGAGTTCATCCAGGCGAATGCTCTCAATGTGGCAAACCTCGACGTCTGA
- a CDS encoding Threonine/homoserine/homoserine lactone efflux protein produces MSGLDLISLAVFASVLAAAGASPGPAVAAILARVLARGAAGVAPFLAGLIVGDVVWLAAAVLGLAVMAQTFHELFLVIRYLGAAYLLWLAWKLWFAPISTAPGISAEAGPGERGARAFMGGLMLTLGNPKTMMFYLALLPNIINLADVRLLAFVELAGVIIAVLTGVFTGYVLLATRVRRLFTSPRAMRWLNRGSGTVMAGAAVAVATR; encoded by the coding sequence ATGTCCGGCCTTGACCTGATAAGCCTTGCTGTCTTCGCCAGCGTGCTCGCCGCCGCGGGCGCGTCTCCCGGACCGGCGGTCGCCGCCATTCTGGCGCGCGTGCTCGCGCGCGGGGCAGCGGGCGTCGCGCCCTTCCTGGCCGGCCTGATCGTCGGGGATGTGGTCTGGCTGGCGGCCGCGGTGCTCGGGCTTGCCGTCATGGCCCAGACATTCCACGAACTCTTCCTTGTCATCCGCTATCTCGGCGCGGCCTATCTGCTCTGGCTGGCGTGGAAGCTGTGGTTCGCGCCCATCTCGACCGCGCCGGGGATCTCCGCAGAAGCGGGTCCCGGCGAACGGGGGGCGCGTGCTTTCATGGGTGGCCTCATGCTGACGCTCGGCAACCCGAAGACCATGATGTTTTATCTCGCGCTTCTGCCCAATATCATTAATCTGGCGGATGTCCGGCTTTTGGCCTTCGTCGAACTCGCCGGCGTCATCATCGCCGTCTTGACCGGCGTATTTACGGGATATGTCCTTCTGGCGACACGTGTTCGCCGGCTTTTCACCTCCCCGCGCGCCATGCGCTGGCTCAATCGGGGGAGTGGAACCGTGATGGCCGGCGCAGCCGTTGCTGTCGCAACGCGATAA